From Providencia sp. R33, a single genomic window includes:
- a CDS encoding HutD/Ves family protein: MVHVLTAQDYRSMPWKNGQGVTLEVARSHGEGLDDFDWRVSIADVKAAGPFSHFLNRQRIIGVLEGEGMTLHVDDQNPVTLRQKAFFAFKGESHVHAELVKDAIRDFNLIYNPEKYSARLQWIRSSSGTSWISDAAQILVFNTAPSLSMKVNSQPFVLNHFETLLVRDNLQPLQFSTKQSAEQDFCIIELFIK; encoded by the coding sequence ATGGTTCACGTGTTAACCGCTCAGGATTATCGCAGTATGCCTTGGAAAAATGGGCAAGGCGTCACGTTAGAAGTAGCGAGAAGCCATGGCGAAGGGCTTGATGATTTTGACTGGCGGGTTTCAATTGCGGATGTGAAAGCCGCGGGGCCTTTTTCTCATTTTTTAAATCGCCAACGTATTATTGGTGTGTTGGAAGGCGAAGGGATGACTTTGCATGTGGATGACCAGAACCCAGTGACGTTACGGCAAAAAGCGTTTTTTGCCTTTAAGGGTGAAAGTCATGTGCATGCAGAACTGGTCAAAGACGCTATTCGTGATTTCAATTTGATTTATAACCCTGAAAAATATTCAGCACGCTTGCAGTGGATTCGTTCATCGTCAGGCACTTCATGGATTAGCGATGCAGCCCAGATTCTCGTTTTCAATACTGCGCCAAGTCTGAGTATGAAAGTGAACTCGCAACCATTTGTTTTAAATCATTTTGAAACGTTGTTAGTGAGGGATAATCTCCAGCCGCTGCAATTTTCAACCAAGCAATCTGCAGAGCAGGATTTCTGTATAATAGAGCTGTTTATTAAATAG
- a CDS encoding addiction module antidote protein, which translates to MTIKLKEYDIAEHLNSEEEIQLYLNEILEEGDPALLLSALGDIAKARNMSQLAKEVGMSREGLYKALSGQGNPTFNTIIKIVNSLGLKLQFKSI; encoded by the coding sequence ATGACCATTAAATTAAAAGAATATGATATTGCTGAGCATTTAAATAGCGAAGAAGAAATCCAATTGTATCTTAATGAGATCTTGGAGGAAGGTGATCCTGCTTTATTATTATCAGCCCTCGGGGATATCGCAAAAGCTCGCAATATGAGTCAATTAGCTAAAGAGGTAGGGATGAGCCGTGAAGGTTTATATAAAGCATTGTCAGGTCAAGGTAATCCTACATTCAATACAATAATAAAAATAGTTAACTCTCTTGGTTTGAAGCTACAATTTAAAAGTATTTAA
- a CDS encoding type II toxin-antitoxin system RelE/ParE family toxin yields the protein MITVLTTDLFDNWIRDLKDLRAKTKIQVRIRRLKNGNFGDIEPIGDGFSELRIHEGQGYRVYLKQKNNVMVILLFGGSKGTQQKDIIKAKQVFSQIEGEL from the coding sequence ATGATAACAGTATTAACAACAGATCTATTCGACAACTGGATACGGGATCTCAAGGATTTAAGGGCGAAAACCAAGATTCAAGTGAGAATTCGGCGCCTAAAAAATGGAAATTTTGGCGATATTGAGCCGATTGGTGATGGTTTTTCAGAGCTGAGGATACATGAGGGGCAAGGGTATCGCGTTTATTTAAAACAGAAAAATAACGTTATGGTCATTTTGCTCTTCGGTGGGAGTAAAGGAACCCAGCAAAAAGATATCATCAAAGCCAAACAGGTCTTTAGTCAAATTGAAGGTGAATTATGA
- a CDS encoding ogr/Delta-like zinc finger family protein — protein sequence MAFNCPKCGAVTYTKTSKSMSSETRRSYHQCQNILCGCSFTTITSVEIFLTIPTPQELPIGFEIPMEGLPKSHRGETQLDMF from the coding sequence ATGGCGTTCAATTGTCCAAAGTGTGGCGCTGTGACTTATACCAAAACCAGTAAATCCATGAGTAGTGAAACCCGTAGAAGTTATCACCAATGCCAGAATATTTTGTGTGGTTGCTCTTTTACAACAATAACCTCAGTGGAAATATTTTTAACTATACCAACCCCGCAAGAATTACCGATAGGTTTTGAGATCCCAATGGAGGGATTACCAAAATCACATCGAGGTGAAACGCAATTAGATATGTTTTGA
- a CDS encoding phage late control D family protein: MSFTDWTEGNLVKVPAFDLTVGGVQLLSVNDRLMSLTLTDNRGFEADTLELTIDDTDGKIALPARGAEISVSLGWQGEALVHKGMYTVDEISHSGPPDQITVTARSADFRQDFNVKREYSWHDIKVPDVVSAIAGRYNLKPAVSKQLMHIEIDHADQTNESDISFLTRMAEMLGAIATIKNGSLLFIVPNQGVTQSGKPLPVITIMRESGDRHYFRLADRQAYTGVQAYWLDLNYGKQKKTNLKRKQKPKKEKSSKKEGDYIEGAEGNVFVMRQTFKNEQSAKRAAAAKWLKLQRGVAEFNITLAEGRADLYPEMPVTVSGFKPTIDSHQWVISRVTHTIDGNGFITHLELEIKIKDIDMTDDEQNET, translated from the coding sequence ATGTCTTTTACGGATTGGACAGAGGGGAATTTAGTCAAAGTTCCTGCATTTGATTTAACTGTCGGTGGCGTGCAGCTCTTGAGCGTCAATGACCGGCTTATGTCATTAACATTAACGGATAATCGCGGTTTTGAAGCCGATACTTTAGAGCTCACTATCGATGATACCGACGGTAAAATTGCATTACCGGCGCGTGGGGCTGAGATTTCCGTTTCCCTTGGTTGGCAGGGGGAAGCCTTGGTACACAAAGGGATGTATACCGTTGATGAAATTAGCCATTCAGGCCCTCCCGACCAAATCACGGTAACCGCACGTAGCGCGGACTTTCGGCAAGATTTTAACGTCAAACGAGAATATAGCTGGCACGATATCAAAGTGCCCGATGTCGTGAGCGCGATAGCGGGGCGTTATAACCTAAAACCCGCAGTGAGCAAACAATTGATGCACATTGAAATTGACCATGCTGACCAGACCAATGAGAGCGATATCAGCTTTTTAACGCGCATGGCTGAAATGCTCGGTGCGATAGCCACCATTAAAAATGGCAGCCTGTTATTTATCGTGCCTAATCAAGGCGTCACGCAAAGCGGCAAGCCTTTACCTGTCATTACCATCATGCGGGAAAGTGGGGATAGGCATTATTTCCGATTGGCTGACCGGCAAGCGTACACTGGCGTACAAGCTTACTGGCTAGATTTGAACTACGGTAAACAAAAGAAAACCAATCTCAAACGCAAGCAAAAACCCAAAAAAGAGAAGTCGAGCAAAAAAGAGGGTGATTATATTGAGGGCGCCGAGGGTAATGTTTTTGTGATGCGGCAAACCTTTAAAAACGAGCAATCCGCTAAACGCGCCGCCGCAGCTAAGTGGTTAAAATTACAAAGGGGTGTGGCAGAATTTAATATTACGTTGGCCGAGGGGCGAGCCGATTTATACCCTGAAATGCCTGTCACGGTATCTGGCTTTAAACCGACCATTGATAGTCACCAGTGGGTGATTAGCCGAGTGACACACACCATTGATGGGAACGGGTTTATCACCCATTTGGAACTGGAAATAAAAATCAAAGATATTGATATGACGGATGACGAGCAAAACGAAACATAA
- a CDS encoding phage tail sheath subtilisin-like domain-containing protein — translation MAVYHHGVEVHETTDLSTLIRDIDTSVIGIVCTAEDADPEAFPLDTPVLVTRIKTVLSKAGKTGTLYTTLKAIDDQCSPKVVIVRVAEAKSGDKTQDQLVIGGTSDDGRYTGLYALLTAEANIGERPRILAVPKLDTKPVAMQLAIFAEQIKAFAYISANGCKTIAEAKKYREDFNQREVMIIYPEFIAYNKESGQNEVIPATAYAIGLRAKIDAEQGWHKSISNVPVNGVLGISADIYWTLQGKDTDANDLNSHQITTLIKRDGYRIWGNRTGDKEIYTFEVYTRTAQILAEMIAEAHFSYIDKTLTPSLVKDIVDGINRKGAQLVTQGRLLGFQCWYDPSDNPKENLRDGKAHIRYKYTPVPPLENLSLTQEFTDEYFAVFDQLG, via the coding sequence ATGGCCGTATATCATCACGGTGTTGAAGTCCATGAAACCACCGACCTCAGCACCCTTATTCGAGATATCGACACTTCCGTGATTGGTATCGTCTGCACCGCAGAAGATGCCGACCCCGAGGCGTTCCCACTCGACACCCCCGTATTAGTCACACGCATTAAAACGGTACTCAGCAAAGCGGGTAAAACAGGTACGCTTTACACCACACTTAAAGCCATTGATGACCAATGCAGCCCGAAAGTCGTCATTGTGCGCGTTGCCGAAGCGAAAAGCGGTGATAAGACACAAGACCAATTAGTGATTGGAGGTACCAGTGACGATGGTCGCTACACTGGCCTTTATGCCCTGCTAACCGCTGAAGCGAATATCGGGGAACGTCCGCGCATTTTGGCAGTTCCCAAACTGGACACCAAACCTGTTGCCATGCAGCTTGCAATTTTTGCCGAGCAAATAAAAGCCTTTGCCTATATCAGTGCCAACGGCTGTAAAACTATCGCCGAAGCCAAGAAATACCGCGAGGATTTCAATCAGCGCGAAGTGATGATCATCTATCCTGAATTTATCGCGTACAACAAAGAAAGTGGCCAAAACGAAGTTATCCCCGCCACCGCTTACGCCATTGGCTTACGTGCCAAAATTGATGCGGAACAAGGCTGGCATAAGTCGATTTCTAACGTGCCGGTTAATGGCGTTTTGGGTATTAGCGCGGATATTTACTGGACGTTACAAGGTAAAGACACCGACGCCAACGATTTAAACAGCCACCAAATCACCACGCTGATTAAGCGCGATGGGTACCGTATTTGGGGTAATCGCACCGGTGATAAAGAAATTTATACCTTTGAAGTGTATACCCGCACCGCGCAAATCTTGGCTGAAATGATCGCCGAGGCGCATTTTAGTTATATCGACAAAACACTCACGCCCTCATTGGTGAAAGATATTGTTGATGGGATCAACCGCAAAGGCGCACAACTCGTCACGCAAGGCCGTTTATTAGGGTTCCAGTGTTGGTATGACCCATCGGATAACCCGAAAGAAAATTTACGCGATGGTAAGGCGCACATTCGCTACAAGTACACCCCCGTACCGCCACTGGAAAACCTGTCTTTAACGCAGGAATTCACTGACGAGTATTTCGCTGTTTTTGACCAACTGGGCTAA
- a CDS encoding phage major tail tube protein has protein sequence MGMPKKLFMFDLFIDGQTYLGQVEEVTPPKLSLKTEDYQGAGMVGSVAVMMGFDSGALDMEASMGGLMSELLESWGATIDGKQFRFAGSYYNDSTGESVPCEIQTRGRFTELDFGSAKAGDNTQHKYTIKNTYCKITINNKESFEVDLLNMVWKVNGKDMLEKHRANIGH, from the coding sequence ATGGGTATGCCTAAAAAACTTTTTATGTTTGACCTGTTTATTGATGGCCAAACCTACCTTGGACAAGTAGAAGAAGTCACCCCGCCAAAGCTGTCATTAAAAACAGAGGATTATCAAGGTGCCGGTATGGTGGGCTCTGTGGCTGTCATGATGGGCTTTGATTCTGGTGCATTAGATATGGAGGCCTCTATGGGGGGCTTAATGTCTGAATTGCTGGAAAGCTGGGGCGCTACGATTGACGGTAAGCAATTCCGCTTTGCGGGCTCTTACTACAATGATTCAACCGGTGAATCCGTTCCGTGTGAAATTCAAACTCGCGGACGTTTCACTGAATTGGATTTCGGCAGTGCGAAAGCCGGTGATAACACGCAACACAAATACACCATCAAAAATACGTACTGCAAAATTACCATCAATAACAAAGAATCATTTGAAGTGGATTTGCTCAACATGGTGTGGAAAGTCAACGGTAAAGACATGCTGGAAAAACACCGCGCCAACATTGGCCACTAA
- a CDS encoding phage tail assembly protein produces MAEVIQFDAPIKLESGQEVTEITITDTMKQVGALRGLKLYDVMTSDVDSLIKLLPRVTSPRMTERDVSLLPIPAFNALATGIANFLVPNSPQETTDSADE; encoded by the coding sequence ATGGCTGAAGTTATTCAATTCGACGCACCCATTAAATTAGAGTCAGGGCAAGAAGTCACTGAAATCACCATCACCGACACCATGAAGCAAGTCGGCGCATTACGTGGCTTAAAACTGTATGACGTGATGACCTCTGATGTGGATTCACTGATTAAGTTACTGCCGCGTGTGACCTCACCCCGCATGACTGAGCGCGACGTTTCACTACTCCCTATTCCTGCATTTAATGCACTCGCCACCGGTATTGCCAATTTTTTAGTACCGAACTCCCCGCAAGAGACGACAGACAGCGCGGACGAGTAA
- a CDS encoding GpE family phage tail protein, translated as MTVGEILLWHKRAAARTGNES; from the coding sequence ATGACGGTTGGCGAAATCCTGTTATGGCATAAACGCGCAGCCGCCAGAACAGGAAATGAATCATGA
- a CDS encoding phage tail tape measure protein codes for MSDRNLNIKVSLSAANKLSSPVSAAQRSAAGLATQIKATHASIRNLQSQSKTFERLSNSVNKNSQAYETAKNKVKALRDQYPPLTQQTEEQKKALAAARLERDRYGRTLDKEKQKLNTVTATLYRHGISARQSGDATAQVTRRTEIYNRQLDEQRRRLSAVTRAQGQYAKSKELRNKLATGGAIATASGAGALYAGARITAPGRDFDEGMSTVQALTRLDKNSPQLAMLRQQARELGASTAYTSTDVAAGQKFLAMAGFTPDAIKAALGGVLNMGLAGDMDLGEASDIGSNVLTQFQLKAEDMNRVSDVLTATFTRSNTDLRQLGETMTYAGPIAAQLGVSLESMAAMAGTMADNGIRGSMAGTSLRAGLSRMVAPVGKGQAALDKLGVSVKDASGKLRDADEILKDVGKSMRKFDQASQIRMKKDIFDEEAMVGMGAVIDAVMNGRYDALKTANMGAEGEADKNAKVKIDNLKGDLKQLESAWEDLGIEIQENVDSPLRRVTQALTDFIGKVGQWMKEHPKMTQALAVGGIAIATLVTALGALALAAAAVIVPFAAMRLSLFMLTGSQGFGGLMVAGSNAINLIGGGFSLLLSPVGLFVAAIVAAGVLIYKYWEPIKAFFGGFWEGFTSALAPIGVAFSATFAPFAPIFDGISNAVSKVWNWFKELLSPVQLSTEELKSCTEAGQVFGEVVGKAISALFFPIQQVAKGLGWILEKLGVIPSAAEAAADAARAMGVDPNEKDPFKVLNSVSAYAGKTAKANEQAQKQQAEATSKITSSVTVAGKQLEKSSELQKKANDVNPLENAEKYGTLVYDGAEKKSKSKGSKSALSDAAESVDRNKLGDIVFKNFPAVTAVDGLYQEPRIAARKTSLFPQFNDSLINTLAPIQPKLNAVPVAVSPTRPERQIMQPEYNTFELNFYGVDMSNKKEIADIVKQQLTTLLRERDSRRRSSLKDQD; via the coding sequence ATGAGTGACCGCAATTTAAATATCAAAGTGTCGTTAAGTGCTGCGAATAAGTTGTCATCCCCTGTCAGTGCTGCGCAGCGCAGCGCCGCAGGATTAGCAACTCAAATCAAAGCCACACACGCTTCAATCCGTAATTTACAAAGCCAGTCGAAAACGTTCGAACGGCTTTCTAATTCCGTCAATAAAAACTCACAAGCCTACGAAACGGCCAAAAACAAGGTTAAGGCGTTACGTGACCAATACCCCCCGCTGACCCAGCAAACCGAAGAGCAAAAGAAAGCTTTGGCCGCTGCACGGCTAGAGCGTGACCGTTACGGCCGCACACTTGACAAAGAAAAACAAAAACTCAACACCGTAACGGCCACATTATACCGCCACGGCATATCCGCACGACAAAGCGGCGATGCGACGGCACAAGTGACACGACGCACTGAAATCTATAACCGACAACTGGATGAACAACGCCGCCGGCTTAGCGCGGTCACACGGGCACAAGGCCAGTATGCCAAATCAAAAGAGCTACGCAATAAATTAGCCACTGGCGGTGCGATTGCCACCGCAAGCGGCGCGGGTGCGCTGTATGCCGGTGCGCGAATTACTGCTCCGGGTCGAGACTTTGATGAGGGTATGTCAACGGTTCAAGCCCTCACCCGATTAGATAAAAACTCGCCACAATTGGCCATGCTACGTCAGCAAGCGCGAGAGCTGGGCGCCAGTACCGCTTATACCTCCACTGACGTTGCGGCCGGCCAAAAGTTTTTGGCGATGGCCGGTTTTACACCGGATGCCATTAAGGCCGCATTGGGTGGCGTATTAAACATGGGGTTAGCTGGTGACATGGATCTCGGTGAGGCTTCCGATATTGGTTCAAACGTTCTGACGCAATTTCAATTAAAAGCGGAAGACATGAACCGCGTTTCTGACGTGCTCACGGCCACCTTTACCCGCAGTAATACCGATTTACGCCAACTCGGTGAAACCATGACGTATGCAGGCCCGATTGCTGCACAACTTGGCGTAAGCCTTGAAAGTATGGCGGCAATGGCGGGAACCATGGCAGATAACGGTATTCGTGGCAGTATGGCGGGTACGTCACTCCGCGCCGGCTTATCGCGCATGGTTGCCCCTGTCGGCAAAGGCCAAGCCGCTCTTGATAAGCTAGGCGTCAGTGTCAAAGACGCCAGCGGCAAACTCCGTGATGCTGACGAAATATTAAAAGACGTTGGCAAGAGTATGCGTAAGTTTGACCAAGCCAGCCAGATTCGCATGAAAAAAGATATTTTCGACGAAGAAGCCATGGTCGGTATGGGTGCTGTCATTGATGCTGTAATGAATGGTCGCTATGACGCACTGAAAACCGCGAACATGGGCGCCGAGGGGGAAGCGGATAAAAACGCCAAAGTTAAAATTGATAACTTAAAAGGCGACCTAAAACAGTTAGAGTCTGCATGGGAAGATCTCGGCATTGAAATTCAAGAAAATGTCGATTCCCCTCTACGCCGTGTCACCCAAGCATTGACTGACTTTATAGGTAAAGTTGGTCAGTGGATGAAAGAACACCCCAAAATGACGCAAGCCCTTGCCGTCGGTGGAATAGCTATTGCCACCTTAGTCACTGCGCTTGGCGCATTAGCTCTTGCCGCTGCTGCGGTGATTGTGCCATTTGCAGCTATGCGGCTCAGCCTATTTATGCTTACTGGCAGCCAAGGATTTGGTGGCTTAATGGTCGCGGGCAGTAATGCCATTAACCTTATTGGCGGCGGGTTTTCGTTGTTATTGAGCCCTGTAGGTTTATTTGTTGCCGCCATCGTAGCAGCTGGGGTATTAATTTATAAATACTGGGAGCCGATTAAAGCTTTTTTCGGTGGATTTTGGGAGGGGTTCACATCAGCCCTTGCGCCAATTGGCGTGGCTTTCAGTGCTACCTTTGCCCCGTTTGCCCCGATATTTGACGGCATTTCAAATGCTGTTAGTAAAGTATGGAATTGGTTTAAGGAATTACTGTCACCGGTTCAATTATCTACCGAAGAATTGAAATCTTGCACCGAAGCTGGCCAAGTTTTTGGTGAGGTGGTCGGTAAAGCCATCAGCGCCCTATTCTTTCCCATTCAGCAAGTCGCTAAAGGACTTGGCTGGATATTAGAAAAACTTGGCGTTATTCCCTCCGCTGCCGAAGCTGCCGCCGATGCGGCTCGTGCCATGGGGGTTGACCCGAACGAAAAAGACCCGTTCAAAGTTCTGAACTCCGTTTCTGCTTATGCAGGGAAAACCGCTAAGGCCAATGAACAGGCACAAAAACAGCAAGCCGAGGCAACCAGTAAAATAACCAGTAGTGTTACCGTTGCAGGTAAACAGCTTGAGAAAAGTAGCGAACTACAGAAAAAAGCCAATGACGTGAACCCGCTAGAAAATGCAGAAAAATACGGTACCTTGGTGTATGACGGCGCAGAGAAAAAGAGTAAATCCAAAGGCAGTAAATCTGCATTAAGTGACGCCGCGGAAAGTGTCGATAGAAATAAACTCGGCGATATTGTGTTTAAAAACTTTCCAGCCGTAACAGCCGTTGATGGGTTATATCAAGAGCCCCGCATTGCTGCGAGAAAAACCTCATTATTTCCCCAGTTCAATGATTCACTCATTAATACGTTAGCCCCTATTCAGCCCAAATTAAATGCAGTACCGGTGGCGGTATCGCCGACACGGCCAGAACGCCAAATCATGCAGCCGGAATACAATACCTTTGAGTTGAATTTTTACGGAGTTGATATGAGCAATAAAAAAGAAATTGCCGACATTGTGAAACAGCAATTAACCACCTTGTTACGTGAGCGTGATAGCCGCCGCCGTTCCAGCTTAAAAGATCAGGATTAA
- a CDS encoding phage tail protein yields MMMIYGMFVFELRTAPYQTFNHSLDWRHVKNDRVGRSAKWQYVGAGEDKITLAGTLYPEVTGGDVSLELLKTSAYVARPLPLIEGTGTIYGVYVITNLVTDRTEFFTDGKAKKIDFTLSLSRVNEDVRERLANITMGDLLGTF; encoded by the coding sequence ATGATGATGATTTATGGCATGTTTGTTTTTGAGCTACGCACCGCACCTTATCAAACTTTTAACCATTCACTTGACTGGCGTCATGTAAAAAATGACCGTGTTGGCCGCAGTGCAAAATGGCAATATGTGGGCGCTGGTGAAGACAAGATCACGCTGGCCGGTACGCTTTACCCCGAAGTTACCGGCGGTGATGTATCACTGGAATTACTAAAAACCTCTGCCTATGTTGCCCGACCATTACCACTAATTGAGGGCACAGGTACCATTTATGGGGTGTATGTGATCACTAACTTAGTCACCGATAGAACAGAGTTTTTTACCGATGGAAAGGCGAAGAAAATAGATTTTACGCTGTCATTAAGCCGAGTGAATGAAGATGTGAGGGAAAGGCTGGCGAATATTACGATGGGTGATTTGCTCGGTACGTTTTGA
- a CDS encoding tail fiber assembly protein, whose translation MKYSTEIQKAQFDEHGLAIIAGWVEVYLCDSMTREYTRASLDNVPFGGSVVADAYTDKPEIPTKSGIAIIRSEDEKSWLYVTDYRGKTAYSTETREPVVINFIGDLPTTLTLLEPKTEFDVWKGQKWVTDTEAQKAAYVAEAVSEKAKCLEEAEQNISMLERKLRLGMATDEEKELLNQWEIYSINVTDINTSTAPDIDWPQKPE comes from the coding sequence ATGAAATATTCAACTGAAATTCAAAAAGCACAATTTGACGAACATGGTCTAGCGATTATCGCTGGTTGGGTAGAAGTTTATCTATGTGACTCAATGACTCGTGAATACACTCGCGCATCATTGGATAATGTTCCCTTTGGTGGCTCAGTAGTTGCTGATGCTTACACAGATAAGCCAGAAATTCCGACTAAATCAGGTATTGCAATTATTCGTAGTGAAGATGAAAAATCATGGCTTTATGTTACTGACTATCGTGGTAAAACCGCGTATAGCACGGAAACACGTGAGCCTGTTGTAATTAACTTTATCGGTGACTTGCCAACTACGCTAACATTGCTAGAGCCTAAAACTGAGTTTGATGTGTGGAAAGGTCAAAAATGGGTGACAGATACCGAAGCGCAAAAAGCTGCATACGTTGCCGAGGCTGTTAGTGAAAAGGCTAAATGCTTAGAAGAAGCAGAACAAAATATTTCAATGCTTGAGCGTAAGCTACGCTTAGGTATGGCAACTGATGAAGAAAAAGAGTTACTAAACCAATGGGAAATATATAGCATTAATGTGACCGATATTAATACTTCAACAGCACCAGATATTGATTGGCCACAAAAACCAGAGTAA
- a CDS encoding phage tail protein, which produces MKYFALLTKLGENLLAQATALGTKIELTQMAVGDGGGKLPTPDTNQTKLIAEKRRAAINTLFIDDNNKNQIIAEQIIPEKDGGWWIREIGLFDKAGNLIAVANCPETYKPQLEEGSGRTQSIRMVLIVSHTESVTLKIDPSVVLATREYVNTEITVLDKKIDALSAQTKLDLNKKFDKANISGQKGNDNDKVPSLGLFTTETGKLQPKGDYATKDEVNKKLDTSGGAVTGPLNVQRLESNRLSGANKQIMSAGTNAVYVGNPTDVSEVRLQTNNGNVRVDVGSASYSVYHEANVRKDPKGYLCGLSSNGEVLLVGENGIGTEVTFKNVPRDSAGWPFGGVGGGQMLSPPNSAVFQAVLCWTKGGTFRLSGRTSNASGAPSDFVEFYSTGNTTIDRNGYIRTSTTSEDMQSVPIGASVIWNSSAPIPNNFWPNEGRSFSAAEYPELAKIFTNLRLPDDRGYGIRVADNGKGIDAGRTVGTYQEDAVQSVTGSVRNLAATSADYQYAGAFFGSDKGGIEYASGSSGQRFRTLEFDIGRVARTANETRMKNVAKILITRVK; this is translated from the coding sequence ATGAAATATTTTGCATTACTGACTAAGTTAGGTGAAAACCTGCTCGCCCAGGCAACCGCACTGGGTACAAAGATTGAATTGACCCAAATGGCGGTGGGCGATGGCGGCGGTAAATTACCAACCCCTGATACCAATCAAACAAAATTGATCGCCGAGAAGCGCCGAGCGGCGATTAATACATTATTCATTGATGACAATAATAAAAATCAAATCATTGCAGAGCAAATTATCCCTGAAAAAGACGGCGGTTGGTGGATACGCGAGATTGGATTATTTGATAAAGCAGGTAATTTAATTGCGGTAGCAAACTGCCCCGAGACCTATAAACCTCAATTAGAGGAAGGTTCAGGCCGTACGCAATCTATCCGAATGGTATTAATTGTCAGTCATACAGAATCGGTCACATTGAAAATTGACCCGTCAGTTGTACTGGCAACTCGTGAATATGTGAATACTGAAATCACGGTACTAGATAAAAAAATTGATGCTCTATCGGCGCAAACTAAATTGGATTTAAATAAAAAGTTCGATAAAGCGAATATTTCAGGCCAAAAAGGCAACGATAACGACAAAGTCCCTAGCTTGGGTTTATTCACCACAGAAACTGGAAAGCTACAGCCTAAAGGGGATTACGCGACTAAGGATGAGGTAAATAAGAAGCTTGATACATCAGGCGGAGCAGTAACAGGGCCATTGAATGTTCAACGCTTAGAGTCGAACAGGTTAAGTGGTGCCAACAAGCAAATTATGAGTGCCGGTACAAATGCTGTTTATGTGGGAAACCCGACTGATGTTAGTGAAGTTAGACTACAAACAAATAATGGGAATGTTCGGGTTGATGTCGGGTCAGCAAGCTATTCTGTCTATCATGAAGCAAATGTGAGAAAAGACCCTAAGGGGTATCTCTGCGGATTATCATCGAATGGAGAAGTTCTACTCGTTGGTGAAAATGGGATAGGCACCGAAGTTACATTTAAAAACGTCCCTAGAGATTCAGCGGGTTGGCCTTTTGGTGGTGTTGGAGGGGGACAGATGTTATCTCCGCCAAATTCAGCAGTGTTCCAAGCCGTGCTGTGCTGGACGAAGGGCGGCACCTTCCGTTTATCGGGACGAACATCAAACGCCAGTGGCGCCCCTAGTGATTTTGTTGAGTTTTACTCAACTGGAAATACCACAATAGATAGAAATGGATATATCCGCACATCAACCACCTCTGAAGATATGCAAAGTGTGCCTATTGGTGCATCAGTTATCTGGAACTCATCAGCACCAATCCCTAATAATTTTTGGCCTAATGAGGGGCGTTCATTTTCAGCGGCGGAATATCCCGAGCTGGCTAAAATTTTTACAAATCTAAGACTCCCTGATGACCGTGGGTATGGTATTCGTGTCGCGGATAATGGTAAAGGAATTGATGCGGGGCGAACCGTTGGTACCTATCAAGAGGATGCAGTGCAATCTGTGACAGGCTCAGTTAGAAACTTAGCGGCAACCAGTGCTGATTATCAATATGCAGGTGCATTTTTTGGGTCAGATAAGGGAGGTATTGAATATGCCTCTGGCTCATCAGGACAGCGATTTAGAACATTAGAGTTCGATATTGGCCGTGTTGCAAGAACCGCAAATGAAACACGTATGAAAAACGTGGCAAAAATTTTAATTACGAGAGTGAAATAA